From the genome of Helicobacter pylori, one region includes:
- the gap gene encoding type I glyceraldehyde-3-phosphate dehydrogenase, whose translation MPIRIAINGTGRIGLCAIRVASQRKDIEIVAINSTAETETLLHLIRHDSVHGHFEAKLNANRTLNIGHSKNILVLSERDINKLDFSIANAEIIIECTGKFNSLEASSAHLKNSVKKVIISAPAQNAPTFVYGVNHTNYHNESVVSNASCTTNATAPLLKILDEAFKVENALLTTIHSYTNDQNLLDTKHKDIRRARAAGLNLIPTSTGVSKAISLVLPHLGPKITGLAIRVPTPNVSLVDLSLSFKKSVSKASVQHALKDACKHAFKGVVSIDEERLVSSDFISSPFSAIVIDDQIMTIGEKNAKVLAWYDNEMGYSERLIDMVQYIAQN comes from the coding sequence ATGCCAATTAGAATCGCTATCAATGGGACCGGACGCATCGGTTTGTGCGCTATAAGAGTCGCTAGTCAAAGAAAAGATATAGAAATCGTTGCTATCAATTCTACCGCTGAAACAGAAACTCTTTTGCATTTGATACGCCATGACAGCGTGCATGGGCATTTTGAAGCCAAATTAAACGCTAATAGAACCTTAAATATCGGGCATAGTAAAAATATTTTAGTGTTGAGTGAGCGAGACATTAACAAGCTTGATTTTTCTATTGCTAACGCAGAAATCATCATAGAATGCACCGGGAAATTCAATTCCCTAGAAGCTTCAAGCGCTCATCTTAAAAACAGCGTGAAAAAAGTCATCATCTCCGCTCCTGCACAAAATGCACCCACCTTTGTCTATGGGGTGAATCACACCAATTACCATAACGAAAGCGTGGTTTCTAACGCTTCTTGCACGACTAACGCTACCGCTCCTTTATTAAAAATTTTAGATGAAGCCTTTAAAGTAGAAAATGCGCTTTTAACCACCATCCACAGCTACACTAACGATCAAAACCTTTTAGACACCAAGCACAAAGACATCCGCCGCGCTAGAGCCGCCGGTCTTAATCTCATCCCCACAAGCACCGGCGTGAGCAAAGCCATTTCGCTAGTCTTACCGCATTTAGGTCCTAAAATCACAGGCCTTGCTATTAGAGTGCCTACCCCTAATGTGAGCTTAGTGGATCTATCTTTAAGCTTTAAAAAATCCGTGAGTAAAGCAAGCGTTCAGCATGCACTTAAAGACGCTTGTAAGCATGCCTTTAAGGGGGTTGTGAGCATTGATGAAGAAAGGCTTGTTTCAAGCGATTTTATTTCTTCGCCTTTTAGCGCGATCGTGATTGATGATCAGATCATGACAATAGGCGAAAAAAATGCTAAAGTATTGGCATGGTATGATAATGAAATGGGTTATAGCGAGCGTTTGATAGACATGGTGCAATATATAGCACAAAATTAA
- the ung gene encoding uracil-DNA glycosylase, translating to MKLFDYAPLSLAWREFLQSEFKKPYFLEIEKRYLEALKSPKTIFPKSSNLFYALNLTPPCAVKIILLGQDPYHSTYLENKQELPVAMGLSFSVGKNASIPPSLKNIFKELHANLGVPVPCCGDLSAWAKRGMLLLNAILSVEKNQAASHKYIGWEAFSDQILMRLFETISPLIVVLLGKVAQKKIALIPKNKHIIITAPHPSPLSRGFLGSGVFTSVQKAYREVYRKDFDFSL from the coding sequence ATGAAGCTTTTTGACTACGCTCCTTTAAGTTTGGCTTGGCGGGAGTTTTTGCAAAGCGAATTTAAAAAGCCTTATTTCTTAGAAATAGAAAAACGCTACTTAGAGGCTCTAAAAAGCCCTAAAACCATTTTCCCTAAAAGCTCTAATCTGTTTTATGCACTCAATCTAACGCCCCCTTGCGCGGTTAAAATCATCCTTTTAGGGCAAGATCCCTACCATTCCACCTACCTGGAAAATAAGCAAGAATTGCCTGTGGCGATGGGCTTAAGCTTTAGCGTGGGAAAAAACGCCTCCATCCCCCCAAGCTTAAAAAATATTTTTAAAGAATTGCATGCGAATTTAGGCGTGCCTGTGCCTTGTTGTGGGGATTTGAGTGCATGGGCTAAAAGGGGCATGCTGTTATTGAACGCCATTTTAAGCGTGGAAAAAAACCAGGCCGCTTCGCACAAATACATTGGCTGGGAAGCTTTTAGCGATCAAATATTGATGCGCCTTTTTGAAACGATTTCTCCTTTAATCGTGGTGTTATTAGGGAAAGTCGCCCAAAAAAAGATCGCGCTAATCCCCAAAAACAAGCACATCATCATCACAGCCCCTCACCCTAGCCCATTATCTAGGGGGTTTTTAGGGAGTGGGGTTTTTACAAGCGTTCAAAAAGCTTACAGAGAGGTTTATCGCAAGGATTTTGATTTCAGTTTATGA
- a CDS encoding 1-acyl-sn-glycerol-3-phosphate acyltransferase, with protein sequence MKSNKKSNPLRAVYRALVIAIGLAVIIVFNYFNRKNNNARSSRRACSCFFPLTGVNLEKTGAFDTDAKLIVLNHQSLLDIIYLEAYHPSNICWIAKKELGEIPFYGHALTDTGMILIDREDKKGIVSLLKACKEKLDQNRPLVIFPEGTRGKGGAKFLPFKQGAKIIAEKFQLKIQPMVLINSIKIFNSKPLEAYKARTRLVMLESYTPDFNSPTWYEELEERMQKEYLKHYHELNA encoded by the coding sequence ATGAAGTCAAATAAAAAGTCCAATCCTTTAAGAGCGGTTTATAGAGCTTTAGTGATCGCTATAGGCTTAGCCGTTATCATTGTTTTCAATTATTTTAACCGCAAAAACAATAACGCCCGCTCCAGCCGTAGGGCTTGTTCATGCTTTTTTCCCCTCACCGGGGTTAATTTAGAAAAAACAGGCGCTTTTGATACGGACGCTAAACTCATTGTCTTAAACCACCAAAGCTTACTGGATATTATTTATTTAGAAGCCTACCACCCTAGTAATATTTGCTGGATCGCTAAAAAAGAGCTGGGCGAAATCCCTTTTTATGGGCATGCCCTAACCGACACCGGAATGATTTTAATTGACAGAGAGGATAAAAAGGGGATTGTGAGCCTTTTGAAAGCATGCAAAGAAAAACTAGACCAAAACCGCCCTTTAGTGATTTTCCCTGAAGGCACTAGAGGCAAAGGAGGAGCAAAATTCCTCCCTTTCAAGCAAGGGGCTAAAATCATCGCCGAAAAATTCCAGCTCAAAATCCAGCCCATGGTGTTAATCAATTCCATTAAAATCTTTAATTCCAAACCCTTAGAAGCCTATAAAGCCCGCACCCGTTTAGTCATGCTAGAAAGCTATACGCCTGATTTTAACTCGCCTACCTGGTATGAAGAATTAGAAGAGCGCATGCAAAAAGAGTATTTAAAACACTACCATGAATTAAACGCATGA
- a CDS encoding SH3 domain-containing protein, giving the protein MGFLFEKSLMGFCTHSIKIVKTISLILSFLATFLVADLVAENAHEPEEIKAKVAYVKIPQLEDLENNPVYIGQIIGVTYDLLLFDAEFLEAKIKDGLDKTQIEPLNKMPKWKKVEKELFRATYYYKIKGIKASIPPLEVSAFSNKDKYIDHSIAPKVTLQVTDLSKNPRYANIMAKDLQVLQYKTKDYDDKNNILVVELAFKEANWEDFRIKEVLKQGFDNASLNQIKAKEGSVFYYCVLPKTIQNLSFDYFSLSDRQFKTLSFSTIPTQDTTGIQSDLIPKNNFLVFSNVALLALCVFFLVLFFIFGRKLIFLGLGILCLGFVLYNLLFTQKSAILLAHKKIRILPTQNSTILGLSKNEMPIKILGSHDDYYKILTPHEQIGWVKKDEVK; this is encoded by the coding sequence ATGGGGTTTTTGTTTGAAAAATCGTTAATGGGTTTTTGCACTCATTCAATCAAAATCGTTAAAACCATCAGTTTGATTTTAAGCTTTTTAGCCACTTTTTTGGTTGCTGATTTGGTTGCTGAAAACGCTCATGAGCCAGAAGAAATCAAGGCTAAAGTGGCTTATGTAAAAATCCCCCAATTAGAAGATTTGGAAAACAACCCGGTTTATATCGGTCAGATTATAGGTGTAACTTATGATTTATTGCTGTTTGACGCTGAGTTTTTGGAAGCCAAAATCAAAGACGGGTTGGATAAAACCCAAATTGAGCCTTTAAATAAGATGCCTAAATGGAAAAAGGTGGAAAAAGAGCTTTTCAGAGCGACTTATTATTACAAAATTAAGGGCATAAAAGCGAGCATTCCGCCTTTAGAAGTGAGCGCGTTTTCCAATAAAGACAAATACATAGATCACTCCATAGCCCCAAAAGTTACTTTGCAGGTAACAGATTTATCCAAAAACCCTCGTTACGCGAATATTATGGCTAAAGATTTACAAGTCTTGCAATACAAAACCAAAGATTATGACGATAAAAACAATATTTTGGTGGTGGAATTAGCGTTCAAAGAGGCTAATTGGGAAGATTTTCGCATCAAAGAAGTGCTCAAACAAGGGTTTGATAACGCCTCTTTAAACCAAATCAAGGCTAAAGAAGGGAGCGTTTTTTATTATTGTGTGCTGCCTAAAACCATTCAAAACCTTTCTTTTGATTATTTTTCGCTTTCTGATAGGCAGTTTAAAACCTTATCTTTTTCAACCATTCCCACTCAAGACACTACCGGTATTCAAAGCGATCTCATCCCTAAAAACAATTTTTTAGTCTTTTCTAATGTGGCGCTGCTCGCTTTGTGCGTGTTTTTCTTGGTGTTGTTTTTCATTTTTGGGCGCAAACTCATTTTTTTAGGGCTTGGGATTTTGTGCTTAGGGTTTGTTTTATATAACCTTTTATTCACGCAAAAATCAGCCATTTTGCTCGCTCATAAAAAAATCCGCATTCTGCCCACGCAAAATTCCACCATTTTAGGGCTTTCTAAAAATGAAATGCCGATTAAAATCTTAGGTTCGCATGATGATTATTATAAAATCCTAACGCCGCATGAACAAATAGGATGGGTCAAAAAAGATGAAGTCAAATAA
- a CDS encoding S41 family peptidase: MTKRLFKGLLAVSLAVSLHGGEVKEKKPVKPVKEDPQELAAKRVEAFSRFSNVVTEIEKKYVDKITISEIMTKAIEGLLSNLDAHSAYLNEKKFKEFQAQTEGEFGGLGITVGMRDGVLTVIAPLEGTPAYKAGVKAGDNILKINNESTLSMSIDDAINLMRGKPKTPIQITIVRKNEPKPLVFNIIRDIIKVPSVYVKTIKDTPYLYVRVNSFDKNVTKSVLDGLKANPNTKGIVLDLRGNPGGLLNQAVGLSNLFIKEGVLVSQKGKNKEENLEYKANGRAPYTNLPIAVLVNGGSASASEIVAGALQDHKRAVIIGEKTFGKGSVQVLLPVNKDEAIKITTARYYLPSGRTIQAKGITPDIVIYPGKVPENDNKLSLKEADLKHHLEQELKKIDDKTPNSKEADKDKKNEEEKEVTPKMINDDIQLKTAIDSLKTWSIVDDKMDEKAPKKK; encoded by the coding sequence ATGACAAAACGACTTTTTAAAGGGTTGTTAGCGGTTTCTCTTGCTGTGAGTTTGCATGGTGGTGAAGTTAAGGAAAAAAAGCCGGTCAAGCCGGTTAAAGAAGATCCGCAAGAATTAGCGGCTAAAAGGGTGGAAGCGTTCAGTCGTTTCTCTAATGTAGTTACAGAAATTGAAAAAAAATATGTGGATAAAATCACTATTTCTGAGATCATGACTAAAGCGATTGAGGGCTTGCTCTCTAATTTGGACGCGCATTCAGCGTATTTGAATGAAAAGAAGTTTAAGGAATTTCAAGCCCAAACCGAGGGCGAATTTGGGGGGCTTGGGATTACGGTGGGCATGCGCGATGGCGTTTTAACCGTTATCGCCCCTTTAGAAGGCACTCCAGCTTACAAGGCTGGGGTTAAAGCGGGCGATAACATTTTAAAAATCAACAACGAAAGCACGCTGAGCATGAGCATTGATGATGCGATCAATCTCATGCGTGGCAAGCCAAAGACCCCTATTCAGATCACCATTGTAAGAAAAAACGAGCCAAAACCCTTGGTGTTTAACATTATTAGAGACATCATTAAAGTCCCATCTGTCTATGTGAAAACGATTAAAGACACCCCTTATTTGTATGTGAGAGTCAATTCTTTTGATAAAAATGTTACCAAATCGGTTTTAGACGGCTTAAAAGCTAACCCTAATACTAAGGGGATCGTGTTGGATTTAAGGGGGAATCCTGGAGGGCTGTTAAACCAAGCGGTAGGCTTGTCTAACCTGTTTATTAAAGAGGGGGTTTTAGTCTCTCAAAAAGGCAAAAATAAAGAAGAAAATTTAGAATACAAGGCTAATGGCAGAGCCCCTTATACCAATTTGCCTATTGCGGTGTTAGTCAATGGCGGTTCAGCGAGTGCGAGCGAGATCGTAGCAGGGGCGTTGCAAGATCACAAACGAGCCGTGATTATCGGTGAAAAAACCTTTGGTAAGGGAAGCGTGCAGGTGCTGCTCCCTGTCAATAAAGACGAAGCCATTAAAATCACGACCGCACGCTACTATTTGCCGAGTGGGCGCACCATTCAAGCTAAGGGGATCACGCCTGATATTGTGATTTATCCGGGTAAAGTGCCAGAAAATGACAACAAATTGAGCCTGAAAGAAGCAGATTTAAAACACCATTTAGAGCAAGAGCTTAAAAAGATTGATGATAAAACCCCTAATTCCAAAGAGGCGGATAAAGACAAGAAAAACGAAGAGGAAAAAGAGGTTACTCCTAAAATGATCAATGATGATATTCAACTAAAAACCGCTATTGACAGCTTGAAAACCTGGTCTATCGTGGATGATAAAATGGATGAAAAAGCGCCGAAGAAGAAATAA
- a CDS encoding DNA methyltransferase, which produces MPNLALVCDRGSKVSPISNLFVIDMLCDLHLNGSGSYAFLLYRLGSK; this is translated from the coding sequence ATACCTAATCTCGCTCTAGTTTGCGATAGAGGCTCTAAAGTAAGCCCCATTTCTAATCTTTTTGTCATTGACATGCTTTGCGATTTGCATTTGAATGGATCGGGGAGTTATGCGTTTTTGTTGTATCGTTTAGGCTCAAAATGA
- a CDS encoding HpyAIV family type II restriction enzyme translates to MDYQTFNEIFNRFVFGTSKAKLLENIAENPERYLGIFRPTKPKTKLLQNLLTSHEIKFGDAFEYLIEEYLKEHNFSPLSKKIPYYNKDKEKMESLELDQFAKKDNTYYFIEQKMRDDHDSAKKRGQIDNFERKLETLIHHYGENIQGYFYFIDESLNKNQNYYKEELQKLSVDYGVPLSLCYGKELFEELNIPQVWNEVLNHLARWRETLPDLPSLNFDENPLESFKEIKDLAPSVYRKLLDNDEIFNLVLILFPEQKVLKMLAEYFRQQNKTIYQQLASKLEERLLLI, encoded by the coding sequence ATGGATTATCAAACCTTTAATGAGATCTTTAATCGTTTCGTCTTTGGAACATCTAAAGCAAAATTACTTGAAAATATTGCTGAAAATCCTGAACGCTATTTGGGGATTTTTAGACCCACTAAGCCTAAAACAAAACTATTACAAAATTTATTGACTTCCCATGAGATTAAGTTTGGCGATGCGTTTGAATACTTAATAGAAGAGTATTTAAAAGAGCATAACTTTTCACCTTTATCTAAAAAAATTCCTTATTACAATAAGGATAAAGAAAAAATGGAATCTTTGGAATTAGATCAGTTTGCTAAAAAAGATAACACATATTATTTTATAGAACAAAAAATGCGAGATGACCATGACAGCGCTAAAAAGAGAGGGCAAATAGATAACTTTGAAAGAAAACTAGAGACTTTAATCCATCATTATGGCGAAAACATTCAAGGCTATTTTTACTTTATAGATGAGAGTTTGAATAAAAATCAAAATTATTATAAAGAAGAATTGCAAAAATTATCTGTTGATTATGGCGTGCCTTTGAGCTTGTGTTATGGTAAGGAGTTGTTTGAAGAACTTAATATCCCACAAGTTTGGAATGAGGTTTTAAACCATTTAGCGCGATGGCGTGAAACCTTACCTGATTTACCCAGTTTGAATTTTGATGAAAATCCTTTAGAGAGCTTTAAAGAAATCAAAGATTTAGCGCCAAGCGTTTATAGAAAGCTTTTGGATAATGATGAAATTTTCAATCTTGTGTTAATTTTATTCCCAGAACAAAAAGTTTTAAAAATGTTAGCAGAGTATTTTAGGCAACAGAATAAAACGATTTATCAGCAATTAGCGTCAAAGTTAGAAGAAAGATTGTTATTAATCTAA
- a CDS encoding DNA-methyltransferase, translated as MDFLKENLNTIIEGDCLEKLKDFPDRSVDFIFADPPYFMQTEGELKRFEGTKFQGVEDRWDKFGSFREYDTFCLGWLKECQRILKDNGSICVIGSFQNIFRIGFYLQNLGFWILNDIIWHKSNPVPNFAGKRLCNAHETLIWCAKHKNSKVSFNYKTMKYLNNDKQEKSVWQIPICIGNERLKDAQGKKVHSTQKPEALLKKIILSATKPKDIILDPFFGTGTTGAVAKSMNRYFIGIEKDSFYIKEAAKRLNNTRDKSDFITNLDLETKPPKIPMSLLISKQLLKIGDFLYSSNKEKICQVLENGQVRDNENYETSIHKMSAKYLNKTNHNGWKFFYAYYQNQFLLLDELRYICQKEF; from the coding sequence ATGGATTTTTTAAAAGAAAACTTAAATACTATTATAGAGGGGGATTGTTTAGAAAAATTGAAAGATTTTCCTGACAGAAGCGTTGATTTTATCTTTGCTGACCCCCCTTATTTCATGCAAACAGAGGGGGAATTGAAGCGTTTTGAAGGCACAAAATTTCAAGGCGTTGAGGATCGTTGGGATAAATTTGGCTCTTTTAGGGAATACGATACCTTTTGTTTGGGTTGGTTAAAAGAATGCCAAAGGATTTTAAAAGATAATGGCAGTATTTGTGTGATAGGGAGTTTTCAAAATATTTTTAGAATTGGTTTTTATTTGCAAAATTTAGGGTTTTGGATACTCAATGATATTATTTGGCACAAGAGTAATCCGGTGCCTAATTTTGCTGGCAAGAGACTATGCAACGCCCATGAAACGCTTATTTGGTGTGCTAAACACAAAAACAGCAAAGTTAGCTTTAATTATAAAACAATGAAGTATCTTAATAATGACAAACAAGAAAAATCGGTTTGGCAAATCCCTATTTGCATTGGTAACGAAAGATTAAAAGACGCGCAAGGTAAAAAAGTGCATTCCACGCAAAAACCAGAAGCGCTTTTAAAAAAAATCATTTTAAGCGCGACTAAACCTAAAGATATTATTTTAGATCCCTTTTTTGGCACAGGCACAACAGGGGCTGTGGCTAAATCTATGAATAGGTATTTTATTGGTATTGAAAAAGATTCTTTTTATATCAAAGAAGCGGCAAAACGCCTTAATAACACTAGGGATAAAAGTGATTTTATCACTAATTTAGACTTAGAAACTAAACCCCCAAAAATCCCTATGAGTCTTTTAATTTCTAAACAATTGTTAAAAATTGGAGATTTTTTATACTCATCTAACAAAGAAAAAATTTGTCAAGTTTTAGAAAACGGGCAAGTGAGGGATAATGAAAATTATGAAACTTCTATTCATAAGATGAGCGCTAAATATTTGAATAAAACCAACCATAATGGCTGGAAATTTTTTTATGCGTATTATCAAAATCAATTTTTATTGCTAGATGAATTGCGTTATATCTGTCAAAAGGAGTTTTAA
- a CDS encoding DNA methyltransferase, producing MPHSSVKKQAITTSTAEVGDWLSPYSVSPNLALVCDRGSKVSPISNLFVTNMLCDLHVNGSGSYAFLLYRLT from the coding sequence ATGCCGCATTCATCAGTAAAGAAGCAAGCGATAACAACATCTACCGCAGAGGTGGGGGATTGGCTTTCCCCTTATTCTGTATCACCTAATCTCGCTCTAGTTTGCGATAGAGGCTCTAAAGTAAGCCCCATTTCTAATCTTTTTGTAACGAACATGCTTTGCGATTTGCATGTGAATGGATCGGGGAGTTATGCGTTTTTGTTGTATCGTTTAACATAG
- a CDS encoding type ISP restriction/modification enzyme, with translation MLNTPRQLKNNDKSWTQCFISSRINDQGLSSGGNGAGVNYPLYQFNNPNYTENFTPKFRSFIDKLYNHHFEPLEILGYIYALLYSPNYRKRYEDFLKADYPKILFTNNKDLFRVLSLLGIELIGLHVLNQESLNYSFEKLKDATIGESYYIEEHERNPYQYRPYLIAPSQSHRRF, from the coding sequence GTGCTAAACACCCCACGACAGCTAAAAAACAACGATAAAAGCTGGACGCAATGCTTTATAAGCTCGCGCATTAACGATCAAGGGTTAAGCTCTGGGGGCAATGGAGCTGGGGTTAATTACCCCCTTTATCAATTCAATAACCCCAACTACACCGAAAATTTTACGCCAAAATTTAGAAGCTTTATTGACAAGCTCTATAACCACCATTTTGAGCCGCTAGAGATTTTAGGCTATATTTATGCGTTATTGTATTCTCCAAACTACCGCAAGCGTTATGAAGACTTTCTCAAAGCCGATTACCCTAAAATCCTTTTCACAAACAATAAAGATTTGTTTAGGGTTTTAAGCCTTTTAGGGATTGAGTTGATCGGCTTGCATGTTTTAAACCAAGAAAGCCTGAATTACAGCTTTGAAAAATTAAAAGACGCTACCATAGGCGAATCCTACTATATAGAAGAGCATGAGCGTAACCCCTACCAATATCGCCCTTATCTTATCGCGCCAAGCCAAAGCCATCGGAGATTTTGA
- a CDS encoding type ISP restriction/modification enzyme: MLKEYLESIKDLTPKKNELTHRSFLQNLLNRLKDHFNKEYKIEHEPTREQGSQPDFRISFQGLNIGYVENKKAGTNLSQLLKDHQILKYLELNSNLMLTDYLNFMWVGKDENNAPCIKKEISIASLDELSKPLNHNPQTERDLIEIFRGFFNHEATPITNAKDFATHLSPRTKYLKDALIKYQKNAQVSSIFNNFKEYLYEELSFEDFSDAFAQTLTYSLFLAKLNHPSEKINLDNVRSSIPKNFAVIRKMADFLKELDEIKEIQWLLNEILSSINHVDMGIIIKDLNEDKDPYLHFYETFLNAYDPKLRKSKGVYYTPDSVVEFIINALDSLLKTHFKDAPLGLKSALDNENIKLLDFATGTGTFLLEAFRKALEMKKTSDGGISTRENKYQNLLKQFYGFEYLIAPYAIAHLNISQAFKDEFKKPLQEDDALKIVLTNTLIQPSEIVAYRGLNLIFEQELRSAQTIKREADILIITGNPPYSGASSNKGLFEWEVKATYGIEPELQTIEIEKKVKLTDKIKTLLKNIQTQKQGDKSVKNTNKNALKNLKQFYSKYKLQDERNPKWLLDDYVKFMRFAQNKIESLGHGLFGFISNNAFLNNPTFRGLRHSLLECYDELYILNLHGDTRKKEKTPEGAKDENVFNIKQGVSINLFVKNPQTTKQKIHYYDVYGEMAEKYAFLAQNDLDSIEWLELTPRKPFYSLLPLQTRLLDEYEQGFSVKDMFQVGSTGICSQRDHVVFHKDKESLLELLKDFSTLEPSELRRKYNIGDDGRDWRLEYAIRDVRANADNLEEYIVLCQYHPFDYRWTYYTGKSKSFISYPRGEVFKHMLPPPNKP; this comes from the coding sequence ATGCTAAAAGAATATTTAGAAAGCATTAAAGATCTTACGCCAAAAAAGAATGAACTCACGCACCGCTCCTTTCTACAAAACTTGCTTAATAGGTTAAAAGACCATTTCAATAAAGAGTATAAGATTGAACATGAACCTACAAGAGAGCAAGGAAGTCAGCCTGATTTTCGCATTTCTTTTCAAGGGCTTAACATTGGCTATGTGGAAAATAAAAAAGCAGGGACCAATCTTAGCCAGCTCTTAAAAGACCATCAAATCCTTAAATATTTAGAATTAAACTCTAACCTCATGCTCACCGACTACCTTAATTTCATGTGGGTAGGGAAAGATGAAAATAACGCCCCTTGCATTAAAAAAGAAATCTCTATCGCTAGCCTTGATGAACTCTCTAAACCCCTAAACCATAACCCCCAAACCGAGCGCGACCTGATTGAAATCTTTAGAGGCTTTTTCAACCACGAAGCAACCCCTATCACTAACGCTAAAGATTTCGCAACGCATTTAAGCCCGCGCACCAAGTACTTAAAAGACGCTTTAATCAAATACCAAAAAAACGCGCAAGTTTCTAGCATTTTTAATAATTTTAAAGAATACCTTTATGAAGAATTGAGTTTTGAAGACTTTAGCGATGCGTTCGCTCAAACGCTCACCTACAGCCTTTTTCTAGCCAAGCTCAACCACCCTTCTGAAAAAATTAATTTGGATAATGTGAGAAGTTCCATCCCTAAAAATTTCGCTGTGATCAGAAAAATGGCGGATTTTTTAAAGGAACTTGATGAAATTAAAGAAATCCAATGGCTTTTAAATGAAATTTTAAGCTCAATAAATCATGTTGATATGGGGATTATCATTAAAGATTTGAATGAAGATAAAGACCCTTATTTGCACTTTTATGAAACCTTTTTAAACGCTTATGACCCTAAATTGCGAAAGAGTAAGGGCGTGTATTACACCCCAGATTCTGTGGTGGAATTCATCATTAACGCTTTGGATAGTTTGCTTAAAACGCATTTCAAAGACGCTCCCTTAGGTTTAAAAAGCGCTTTAGATAACGAAAATATCAAGCTCTTAGATTTTGCCACCGGCACAGGCACTTTTTTATTAGAAGCGTTCAGAAAAGCGCTAGAAATGAAAAAGACGAGCGATGGAGGCATCTCCACTAGAGAGAACAAATACCAAAACCTCTTAAAGCAATTTTACGGGTTTGAATACTTGATCGCTCCTTACGCAATCGCTCATTTGAATATCAGCCAAGCCTTTAAGGACGAATTTAAAAAACCTCTCCAAGAAGACGATGCGCTTAAAATCGTTTTAACCAACACCCTCATACAGCCTAGTGAGATCGTTGCTTATCGTGGACTAAACTTGATTTTTGAACAAGAGCTTCGAAGCGCTCAAACAATTAAAAGAGAGGCAGATATCCTTATCATCACCGGTAATCCCCCTTATAGCGGGGCGAGTAGCAATAAGGGCTTGTTTGAATGGGAAGTGAAAGCCACTTACGGCATAGAGCCTGAACTCCAAACAATAGAAATTGAAAAAAAGGTTAAACTCACCGATAAAATCAAAACGCTTTTAAAAAACATTCAAACCCAAAAGCAAGGCGATAAAAGCGTCAAAAACACCAACAAAAACGCCCTAAAGAATCTTAAACAATTCTATTCCAAATACAAACTACAAGATGAGAGAAACCCTAAATGGCTCTTAGACGATTATGTGAAGTTCATGCGTTTCGCTCAAAACAAGATCGAATCATTAGGGCATGGTCTTTTTGGCTTCATCTCTAACAACGCCTTTTTAAACAACCCCACTTTTAGGGGGTTAAGGCACTCTCTTTTAGAATGCTACGATGAGCTTTACATTCTCAATTTGCATGGAGACACGAGGAAAAAGGAGAAAACACCAGAAGGCGCAAAAGATGAAAATGTTTTCAATATCAAACAAGGCGTGTCCATTAACCTCTTTGTCAAAAACCCGCAAACAACAAAGCAAAAAATCCACTATTATGATGTCTATGGCGAAATGGCTGAAAAATACGCCTTTTTAGCCCAAAATGATTTGGATAGTATTGAGTGGCTTGAGCTTACCCCAAGAAAGCCTTTTTACTCGCTGTTGCCTTTACAAACACGCTTGTTAGATGAATACGAACAAGGGTTTAGCGTTAAGGATATGTTTCAAGTTGGAAGCACTGGTATTTGTTCGCAACGAGATCATGTCGTTTTCCATAAAGACAAAGAAAGTTTGCTAGAGCTTTTAAAAGATTTTTCAACCTTAGAACCCAGTGAATTACGCAGAAAATATAATATTGGCGATGATGGCAGAGATTGGCGTTTAGAATATGCTATTAGAGATGTTAGGGCAAATGCTGATAACTTAGAAGAATACATTGTTTTGTGCCAATACCACCCCTTTGATTATCGTTGGACTTATTATACCGGTAAATCAAAGTCTTTTATCTCTTATCCACGAGGCGAAGTCTTTAAGCACATGTTACCCCCCCCCAACAAACCCTAA